The following coding sequences lie in one Rutidosis leptorrhynchoides isolate AG116_Rl617_1_P2 chromosome 4, CSIRO_AGI_Rlap_v1, whole genome shotgun sequence genomic window:
- the LOC139844220 gene encoding CSC1-like protein RXW8, giving the protein MDIPALLTSAGMNIGISVGMFSLYSILRKQPLNVRVYFGQRVAQGRTRSDDICIQKFVPSASWILKAWQATEEDIFASGGIDAVVFLRIVVFSIRIFAIATILCTFLVLPLNYFGQGMQQAEDTTPMDLLTIGNVGEGSRWLWAHCFTLYVISACACTLLYFEYKNIAKMRMEQVNRFPARPSNFTVLVRGIPWSSVESYSESVGKFFSNYYASSYISHQIVYRFGAVQQLMEDAEKMYKVMTTVPGTDKQCCEPNSEKCGLCGGKSKSFKMVGRESGNELTSRNMDDELREKESEAALVFFRSRYDALVVAHTIQSADPMLWVTELAPEPRDVYWQNLCVPYNLLWIRKISVFIASIVFSILFLLPTTFVQGLTKIQHLQYAFPFLKRVSDKNYINLITGYLPSLVLTVFLTIVPPLMMLFSTLEGAVSRSVRKRSACVKVLIFMFWNVYFSNILSGSWIERMGKLTVTSPKDLATLLAELIPKQASFFMTYVMTSGWTGLSCELLQPVPLIGNWLFKCVLMKEEDFVRPVTFSFHTEVTRVLLFGLLGFTFCILAPLILPFLLIYFCFAFLVYRNQIMNVYYVKYQTDGSYWPLAHNATIFSLILTQVVAGILFGMKKSSSASTSTIPLIICTALFNVFCKNRFLPLFKNRAIQVAIEMDRDDEKTGKLQEIVEKLPEGYNQFELCEDPTTQPKQEEEPKSKKDSNESLKDLEIEKPGSPSGEEQPSPLKLEPEPEPKIVSIN; this is encoded by the exons ATGGACATACCAGCTTTATTGACATCGGCTGGTATGAACATAGGGATTTCGGTGGGGATGTTCTCATTGTATTCCATATTGAGAAAACAACCCCTGAATGTTAGAGTTTATTTTGGTCAACGAGTTGCCCAGGGTCGAACACGCAGTGATGATATCTGTATTCAAAAATTTGTTCCTTCTGCAAGCTGGATTTTAAAAGCTTGGCAAGCAACTGAAGAAGATATTTTTGCTTCTGGCGGTATAGATGCTGTTGTCTTCCTCAGGATCGTTGTTTTTAG TATTCGTATTTTTGCGATTGCTACTATTCTTTGCACCTTTCTTGTGCTTCCACTAAATTACTTTGGCCAAGGGATGCAACAAGCCGAAGATACAACACCCATGGATTTATTGACTATTGGCAATGTCGGAGAAGGTTCTAGATG GTTGTGGGCCCATTGCTTCACGTTATATGTTATATCTGCTTGTGCTTGCACTCTTCTGTACTTT GAGTATAAAAACATTGCGAAAATGAGAATGGAGCAAGTTAATAGATTTCCAGCAAGACCAAGTAACTTCACGGTTCTTGTACGTGGCATCCCATGGTCTTCAGTAGAATCTTACAGTGAGTCTGTCGGGAAGTTCTTTAGCAACTACTACGCATCAAGTTACATTTCCCACCAAATAGTCTATCGATTTGGTGCCGTTCAACAACTTATG GAGGATGCAGAGAAGATGTATAAAGTGATGACAACGGTCCCTGGTACCGATAAGCAGTGTTGCGAACCCAATTCTGAAAAGTGTGGGCTTTGTGGAGGAAAATCAAAATCTTTTAAAATGGTTGGTCGAGAATCAGGAAATGAGTTAACGAGTCGTAACATGGATGATGAACTCAGAGAAAAG GAGTCTGAAGCGGCATTGGTGTTCTTTAGGAGTCGATATGATGCTTTAGTGGTAGCACACACTATCCAATCAGCAGACCCGATGTTATGGGTCACAGAATTAGCACCCGAGCCTCGTGATGTGTACTGGCAAAACCTTTGCGTACCTTACAATTTACTATGGATACGTAAAATATCAGTATTCATTGCATCCATTGTCTTCAGCATCTTGTTTTTATTGCCTACTACATTTGTTCAAGGTCTCACCAAAATCCAGCATCTACAGTACGCATTTCCTTTCCTAAAACGAGTCTCGGACAAAAACTATATCAACCTTATTACCGGGTATCTTCCAAGTTTGGTTCTTACCGTGTTTCTTACAATCGTCCCACCTCTAATGATGCTATTTTCCACTCTTGAGGGAGCCGTGTCTCGAAGTGTTAGGAAACGAAGTGCGTGTGTCAAAGTCCTTATATTCATGTTTTGGAACGTTTATTTTTCTAATATCCTTTCGGGTTCTTGGATTGAGAGAATGGGTAAGCTTACGGTTACTAGCCCTAAAGACTTGGCTACACTACTTGCCGAATTGATACCCAAACAAGCATCCTTCTTTATGACGTATGTGATGACATCAGGTTGGACAGGGCTGTCATGTGAACTGTTGCAGCCCGTTCCGTTAATCGGAAATTGGCTGTTTAAATGTGTTTTAATGAAGGAAGAAGATTTTGTTCGTCCCGTCACTTTTTCGTTCCATACAGAAGTCACACGTGTCCTTCTGTTTGGTCTACTTGGTTTCACCTTCTGCATTTTGGCACCTTTGATATTGCCTTTCTTGCTCATCTACTTTTGCTTTGCCTTTCTTGTATATCGAAATCAG ATTATGAATGTTTACTATGTAAAATACCAAACAGATGGAAGTTACTGGCCTCTTGCACATAATGCTACAATATTTTCTTTGATCTTAACACAAGTTGTAGCTGGTATATTATTTGGAATGAAAAAATCAAGCAGTGCTTCAACTTCTACAATCCCATTGATTATCTGCACCGCTCTTTTCAATGTGTTTTGCAAAAACAGATTTTTACCACTTTTTAAAAACAGAGCTATACAA GTTGCTATTGAGATGGATCGTGATGATGAAAAAACTGGGAAGCTGCAAGAGATTGTTGAAAAACTGCCAGAAGGTTATAATCAGTTTGAATTATGTGAAGATCCGACTACTCAGCCGAAACAAGAGGAGGAGCCAAAATCTAAAAAGGATAGTAATGAAAGTCTTAAAGACTTGGAGATTGAGAAGCCCGGTAGTCCGTCTGGGGAGGAACAACCATCTCCACTTAAACTTGAACCTGAACCCGAACCGAAAATTGTTTCGATAAATTAA
- the LOC139844484 gene encoding uncharacterized protein, producing the protein MAMNCIKSLRNVPGTSGLGGVRTFAVGGKAKKGKGGAASDAPKQSTLSKEVKSTTVFGANILKDGTDPKILPDSEYPDWLFHLLDKKPALSELRRKNIETLPYEDLKRFVKLDNRSRIKENNSIRAKN; encoded by the coding sequence ATGGCAATGAACTGCATCAAATCGTTGAGAAATGTTCCTGGTACGAGTGGGTTAGGAGGTGTTAGAACATTTGCTGTTGGTGGTAAAGCTAAAAAGGGCAAAGGTGGTGCAGCTTCTGATGCACCAAAACAGTCGACTTTAAGCAAAGAAGTTAAGTCTACTACAGTTTTCGGGGCTAATATTCTTAAAGATGGAACAGATCCTAAAATATTGCCCGATTCTGAATATCCCGACTGGCTATTTCACCTTTTGGACAAAAAACCAGCTCTGAGTGAACTTAGAAGAAAAAATATAGAAACTCTTCCTTATGAAGACCTCAAACGATTTGTTAAGCTTGACAATCGATCAAGGATTAAGGAAAACAACTCTATCAGGGCCAAGAACTGA